One Watersipora subatra chromosome 4, tzWatSuba1.1, whole genome shotgun sequence genomic window carries:
- the LOC137393023 gene encoding ADP-ribosylation factor-related protein 1-like, with translation MYTLLSGLYKHLTQKEQYYVLILGLDNAGKTTYLEQTQTRFNKNYRPTNLARITTTVGLNIGKIDIGKMRFNFWDLGGQEELQLLWDKYYAECHAVVYMIDSAETSRLQESLASFNKMIANEHLNGVPLLVIANKQDLPESIHIPDIKAVFNTSASKIGLRDCSVMAASALKGDGIDEGIEWLVKCVSRNKTHRPPTEPEQ, from the exons ATGTACACCCTCCTCTCTGGTTTATACAAGCATCTCACACAAAAAGAGCAGTACTATGTACTCATTCTTGGCCTTGACAATGCTGGTAAAACAACTTATCTTGAACAAACACAGACAAGGTTCAATAAAAACTATCGTCCTACAAATTTAGCGCGAATTACTACAACAGTTGGTCTGAACATTGGTAAGATAGACATCGGTAAGATGAGGTTCAACTTCTGGGACCTCGGAGGACAGGAGGAACTACAGTTGCTCTGGGATAAGTACTATGCAGAATGCCATGCTGTTGTCTATATGATTGACTCAGCAGAAACTAGCAG GTTACAAGAGTCTCTGGCCTCCTTCAATAAGATGATAGCCAATGAACATCTGAATGGAGTGCCTCTTCTTGTTATAGCCAACAAACAGGACTTACCAGAAAGCATTCACATTCCTGACATAAAAGCAGTGTTCAACACTAGCGCTAGTAAAATTGGACTTCGGGACTGCAGTGTCATGGCTGCCAGTGCTCTTAAAGGAGATGGTATTGATGAAGGTATAGAATGGCTGGTGAAGTGTGTGTCCCGCAACAAAACCCACCGTCCTCCGACAGAACCTGAGCAGTGA